The segment ACTAAATCCATCGGTTGCAGCAATCAAAGCTGATAAATCTAACATCTCTGGATTTTGGCGGCGGCGGGTGAGATGAATTTGTAGAATTGTCAGGCGTTCGCGATCGTCCGGTAAATCGACAAAAAAGATTTCATCAAATCGCCCTTTGCGTAACAGTTCTGGCGGGACTTGGGAGAGATCATTTGCGGTAGCAATCACGAAGACTTCGCCTGTTTTTTCTTGCATCCAGGTGAGAAATGATCCAAACATTCGCCGACTCAAACCGCCGTCCGCATCTCCACCATTGTTGCCTAAGCTTTTTTCGATTTCATCAATCCACAACACGGCGGGAGCCATCGATTCAGCAAGTGCGATCGCATGTCTGAAATTCTTCTCCGATTCACCAACATATTTGTCATACAGCCGACCTGCATCGAGCTTTAACAGGGGCATCTTCCAGGCGCGCGCGATTGCTTTTGCTGCCAGAGATTTTCCGCAGCCTTGAATCCCGACAATTAAAATTCCTTTGGGTGGTTTCAAATTCACGGCTTGAGCTTGCGGACTAAATCCAACCTTGGCATAAGCAAGCCATTGTTTGAGTCCGGTAAAACCGCCCAAATCAAGCGGCGTATCATCCATCGGGAAATACTCTAAAACGCCGCCTTCTTGAATAATCTGCGCTTTGCGTTGCAGAATTCGCTGCACATCTTGCGCCGTCAGTTTGCCATCTTCTAAAGCGGCATAAGCCACAACTTGACGGGCTTGTTTTAAGGTCATCCCGGTGAGCGATTTCACGAGCAGATGCAAGTCTTGATCTTGGACTTCGACTTGCACCCGATTTTTGACCCGCAGCGATCGCACAATGTCTTGAACAGCTTGCAGCAATTCATCTCGTCCTGGAAGTTTGAGATCATAAAAGCAAGCATCATGTGCAAGTTCGACGGGCAATGCAATCTCAGCCCCCACTAGAACAATCACCGATCGCGTTTGCCCAAACAATTGCACCAGTTCTCGAAACTGCCGGGCTGTCTTTGCATCTTCGAGGTGTGACGCAAAATCTTTGAGTAAAAAGACTCCTCGGATGTTTAAAGATTGAATTGTTTCGAGCAGCTTTAGCGGATCGCCTGAGTTTTCGTACCCAGAAGTAGTTTGTCCGGGCGGAGCATACTCATTTGTCCAGCGATCGCTCTGAGAGACACGAACTAATCCCTGAGTCATGCTCCACTCAAACAACGATAAGCCCATTTCTTGCGTTGCTGTTCTGAGCAAGTCTTGTACCCGCTCTTCTTCGACGGTTTCGATCGCGATGACCGGATGAAAAGACAGAATTAAAGTCTGAAGGTCTTGGAGATTTGACGCGATCGAAACGGAACGACTCATAGGGGGGTTCTGAAAAGTAACACTTTCCCAGAATTCCCTTTGAATACAGAATTAGCGCGAGTGACATCTTGAGGATTGGGTTTCGGCTGCGATCAATCCGCAAAGGCACTGGAACCTAAAGATCTTCAGCACTGAACGGTGAGCGTAGCCGAAACGCGGCAGTTCAATTAGGAATTCGAGATAACCTTCGCCGCTGCTGCAATTCCTGCCCCAGGCGTAAAGCTGTCATAGCCCAACTCTTGCAAGGTCGCTTCTAGCGCCGCGATCGCGGTTAATAAATCTCGATCGCTGACAAATCCCAAGTGCCCAATTCGGAAGATTTTGCCTTTGAGATGGTCTTGTCCACCTGCCAGCGCAATATCAAATCGTTTCCGCATCACAGAGCGAATTTGTTCTGCATCGACTCCGTTTGGCATCACCGCAGTAATCGCTGGACTGCCACACTCATCTGCTGCGTACAAAGGCATATTCAACGCTTTTACAGCAGCCCGTGCAGCTTGGCGCAGGCGTTCATGACGCGCAAAAATATTCTCCAAGCCTTCAGCTTTCATCATTCTCAGCGCGGCTTGCATCGCGTAGAACAAATTAATCGCAGGCGTAAACGGCGTGGTATCTTTTGCGCTCGACTTGCGATACTTGCCTAAATCCAAATAGTACCGAGGCAGTTTTGCCGTCTTGTAGGCTTCCCAAGCTTTTGCGCTGACTGCAACAAATCCCAATCCAGGCGGGATCATGTAGCCTTTTTGTGAACCTGATGCCACCACATCCAAGCTCCACTCATCCACGGGCACGCTGGTTGCACCGAGGCTGGTCACGGTGTCTGCCATCATCAGCGCTCCATGTGCTTTGACATAGCTGCTGATCGTTTTGAGATCGTTGATCACACCCGTTGAAGTTTCACTATGGGTAACAATGACCGCTTTGATCTGCTTGTCAGTGTCACTTTCCAAGCGTTGTCGGAATGCTTCTGGATCAAGCGGTTTCCCCCAATCTACTGAGAGGCGTTCGGTTTGCAAACCATAGGCATCCGTCACTTCTGCCCATCGTTCGCCAAATTTTCCATTCGTCCCGACTAAAACGCGATCGCCTGGGCTAAGAAAATT is part of the Leptolyngbya boryana PCC 6306 genome and harbors:
- a CDS encoding AAA family ATPase produces the protein MSRSVSIASNLQDLQTLILSFHPVIAIETVEEERVQDLLRTATQEMGLSLFEWSMTQGLVRVSQSDRWTNEYAPPGQTTSGYENSGDPLKLLETIQSLNIRGVFLLKDFASHLEDAKTARQFRELVQLFGQTRSVIVLVGAEIALPVELAHDACFYDLKLPGRDELLQAVQDIVRSLRVKNRVQVEVQDQDLHLLVKSLTGMTLKQARQVVAYAALEDGKLTAQDVQRILQRKAQIIQEGGVLEYFPMDDTPLDLGGFTGLKQWLAYAKVGFSPQAQAVNLKPPKGILIVGIQGCGKSLAAKAIARAWKMPLLKLDAGRLYDKYVGESEKNFRHAIALAESMAPAVLWIDEIEKSLGNNGGDADGGLSRRMFGSFLTWMQEKTGEVFVIATANDLSQVPPELLRKGRFDEIFFVDLPDDRERLTILQIHLTRRRQNPEMLDLSALIAATDGFSGAEIEQAVITALYKALYLNKPLETALLLEVIKSTVPLSITRREDVQRLRAIAQERFVSVR
- a CDS encoding pyridoxal-phosphate-dependent aminotransferase family protein, which gives rise to MDDKLMLMIPGPTPVPEQVLSAMAKHPIGHRSGDFGKIVAEVTQNLKWLHQTQNDVLILAASGTGAMEAGIINFLSPGDRVLVGTNGKFGERWAEVTDAYGLQTERLSVDWGKPLDPEAFRQRLESDTDKQIKAVIVTHSETSTGVINDLKTISSYVKAHGALMMADTVTSLGATSVPVDEWSLDVVASGSQKGYMIPPGLGFVAVSAKAWEAYKTAKLPRYYLDLGKYRKSSAKDTTPFTPAINLFYAMQAALRMMKAEGLENIFARHERLRQAARAAVKALNMPLYAADECGSPAITAVMPNGVDAEQIRSVMRKRFDIALAGGQDHLKGKIFRIGHLGFVSDRDLLTAIAALEATLQELGYDSFTPGAGIAAAAKVISNS